The following proteins are encoded in a genomic region of Gossypium hirsutum isolate 1008001.06 chromosome D05, Gossypium_hirsutum_v2.1, whole genome shotgun sequence:
- the LOC107903590 gene encoding uncharacterized protein, with the protein MPSNGWALAADRPSAVPPQNRRPKKHNKRVFKSPASRRLESRVLEPPRAPGLGLRIHPSDPGRRRRENLRRRSQRAIQGVRGQVRELVVAWDKGGGNRWSMRRPRVRFFNFC; encoded by the exons ATGCCTTCCAACGGTTGGGCTCTCGCCGCTGACCGTCCGTCCGCCGTACCGCCACAAAATCGGCGGCCAAAGAAGCACAACAAAAGGGTTTTTAAAAGCCCTGCCTCCAGGCGACTTGAGAGTCGGGTCCTTGAACCCCCACGAGCGCCGGGACTAGGGCTCAGAATCCATCCTTCAGATCCGGGCCGACGACGGCGAGAGAACCTCCGTCGACGGAGCCAGAGAGCGATTCAG GGAGTCAGAGGGCAGGTGAGGGAGTTGGTGGTGGCGTGGGACAAGGGCGGTGGCAACAGGTGGAGCATGCGGCGCCCTAGGGTtaggttttttaatttttgctgA